In Synechococcus sp. CB0101, a genomic segment contains:
- a CDS encoding ferredoxin-thioredoxin reductase catalytic domain-containing protein: MSEAPAPQASDSLEVIRKFAETYAQRTGTYFCSDPSVTAVVLEGLARHKDELGGALCPCRHYEDKEAEVAQAFWNCPCVPMRERKECHCMLFLTEDNPFRGEKQTITLEEVKAHCAG; the protein is encoded by the coding sequence ATGTCTGAAGCTCCTGCCCCCCAAGCCAGCGACAGCCTTGAGGTGATCCGCAAATTTGCGGAAACCTATGCCCAGCGCACCGGCACCTATTTCTGCAGTGACCCCAGCGTGACGGCGGTGGTGTTGGAGGGTCTGGCTCGTCATAAGGACGAGCTCGGCGGCGCCCTGTGCCCGTGCCGCCACTACGAAGACAAGGAAGCCGAGGTGGCTCAGGCCTTCTGGAATTGCCCTTGCGTGCCCATGCGTGAGCGCAAGGAGTGCCACTGCATGCTGTTCCTCACCGAAGACAACCCCTTCCGCGGCGAGAAGCAGACCATCACGCTCGAAGAAGTGAAAGCCCACTGCGCCG
- the sufR gene encoding iron-sulfur cluster biosynthesis transcriptional regulator SufR, with protein sequence MSASTQAPTREAALTLMLRQGELTAAQLADSLGVSVQVMRRHLRSLEEEGLVEASPTTEGPGRPSNRWRLTAAGRRQFPNGSEHFALGLLSSMATSLPTEMVDQLLQRQASEKAADYRRLIGEGTLQERLERLVDLRRREGYVAEYRPNPDGEGWVISEFHCSVMKIAEQFPCVCDQELQLIRHTFPDCAVERVHWLLDGGHACGFLLEPC encoded by the coding sequence ATGAGCGCCTCCACGCAGGCACCCACCCGAGAGGCAGCGCTCACCCTGATGTTGCGTCAGGGGGAGCTCACGGCGGCTCAGCTGGCTGACTCCCTTGGTGTGTCGGTGCAGGTGATGCGCCGGCACCTGCGCTCCTTGGAAGAGGAGGGCCTGGTGGAAGCCAGCCCAACCACCGAAGGCCCTGGGCGCCCCTCCAACCGCTGGCGACTCACGGCAGCAGGACGCCGCCAGTTCCCCAATGGCAGCGAGCACTTCGCTCTAGGGCTGCTCAGTTCGATGGCCACGAGCCTGCCCACCGAGATGGTGGATCAGCTGCTGCAGCGTCAGGCTTCAGAAAAGGCGGCTGACTACCGGCGCCTGATCGGTGAAGGCACCCTCCAGGAGCGCCTCGAGCGGCTGGTGGATCTGCGCCGGCGCGAGGGATACGTAGCCGAATACCGCCCCAACCCCGATGGCGAGGGCTGGGTGATCAGTGAATTCCACTGCTCCGTGATGAAGATCGCCGAACAGTTCCCCTGCGTGTGCGATCAGGAACTTCAGCTGATCCGCCACACCTTCCCCGATTGCGCCGTCGAACGGGTGCACTGGCTGCTGGATGGCGGCCATGCCTGCGGCTTTCTGCTGGAGCCGTGCTGA
- a CDS encoding EamA family transporter, which yields MLFGALAALAAALCWTLASGLWRRLSTSLSGAELNLLKNWLALVMLLPLVLGRPWPAAPGALVLLALSGVLGIALGDSLYFAALRRLGTRRTLTIDAGGPAVAALGGLVWLAEVPAPLQWIGLGLITLALLLVAVQRPTSAAEGRLQLQGVALAVGALLCGSGGALMSRAALRDAALDPLQSAWVRLLAAALVLLPLLRGWRHRGWGPRPSARRWPLGLLATLLGTTAGIALQQMALQRLPGGIAVALLATAPLMAIPLAHLEGDQPGWRGWLAALLALAGVSALVV from the coding sequence GTGCTGTTCGGTGCTTTGGCTGCCCTGGCTGCGGCCCTGTGCTGGACCCTGGCCAGCGGCCTGTGGCGGCGCCTATCCACCTCGTTGAGCGGCGCTGAGCTCAACCTGCTCAAGAACTGGCTGGCGCTGGTGATGTTGCTGCCGCTGGTGCTGGGTCGCCCCTGGCCGGCGGCCCCTGGCGCATTGGTGTTGTTGGCGCTCAGTGGTGTGTTGGGCATTGCGCTCGGCGACAGCCTTTATTTCGCCGCCTTGCGACGGCTTGGCACGCGCCGCACGCTCACCATCGACGCGGGCGGCCCTGCGGTGGCGGCCCTGGGGGGACTGGTGTGGCTGGCGGAGGTGCCGGCTCCTCTGCAGTGGATCGGGCTGGGCCTGATCACCTTGGCTCTGCTGCTGGTGGCGGTTCAGCGGCCGACCAGTGCTGCAGAAGGTCGCTTGCAGCTCCAGGGCGTTGCGCTGGCTGTGGGGGCTTTGCTCTGTGGCAGTGGTGGAGCTCTGATGTCGCGGGCGGCCTTGCGGGATGCCGCCCTGGATCCGTTGCAGTCGGCATGGGTGCGGCTGCTGGCGGCCGCGCTCGTGCTTCTCCCTTTGCTGCGCGGTTGGCGGCATCGGGGTTGGGGGCCGCGCCCCTCTGCTCGGCGTTGGCCCCTGGGCTTGCTAGCCACCCTGCTCGGCACGACGGCGGGGATTGCGCTGCAGCAGATGGCCCTGCAAAGGCTCCCCGGCGGAATTGCGGTAGCCCTGTTGGCTACAGCGCCGCTCATGGCCATTCCTCTGGCTCATCTGGAGGGAGATCAGCCTGGGTGGCGGGGCTGGCTGGCGGCCTTGCTGGCGTTGGCTGGGGTTAGTGCTCTGGTGGTTTGA
- a CDS encoding phycobiliprotein lyase produces MSLSLENALSFFQLSCGRWRSQRSVHHLLHRRAEAGGSLIVVEELEPRDQRLVELAQLHGQDPAGLVGGCWVRWSASMAWDKAGEDHTGESVIGLIPTDERGREGILLRDLGYAEKAPASSRFSMDERDGLLLSTEYETMNVWERFAFQGPNVRVRSSTVEGLSNNASFCIETRCDDVQQDRPTASAAAGNSTSEPALSLLGW; encoded by the coding sequence GTGAGCCTCTCCCTCGAGAACGCCCTCAGCTTCTTTCAGCTGAGCTGCGGCCGCTGGCGCTCCCAGCGCAGCGTGCACCATCTGCTGCATCGCCGCGCCGAAGCCGGTGGCTCCTTAATCGTGGTGGAAGAACTAGAGCCGCGCGATCAACGGCTCGTGGAGCTGGCCCAGCTGCATGGGCAAGATCCAGCCGGGCTCGTGGGGGGCTGCTGGGTGCGTTGGAGCGCCTCAATGGCCTGGGACAAAGCCGGCGAAGACCACACCGGTGAGAGCGTGATCGGCTTGATCCCCACCGATGAACGCGGCCGCGAAGGCATCCTGCTGCGCGACCTCGGCTACGCCGAGAAGGCACCTGCCAGCTCACGCTTCTCGATGGATGAGCGCGATGGACTGCTGCTCAGCACCGAGTACGAAACGATGAACGTGTGGGAGCGCTTCGCCTTCCAGGGACCCAACGTGCGCGTGCGCAGCAGCACGGTGGAGGGCCTCTCTAACAACGCCTCCTTCTGCATCGAAACCCGCTGCGACGACGTTCAGCAGGATCGGCCCACGGCATCGGCCGCTGCCGGCAACAGCACCAGCGAACCGGCCCTTTCGCTCCTGGGCTGGTAG
- a CDS encoding phycobilisome rod-core linker polypeptide: MALPLLKYAPTTQNSRVDPLRVGSDEDPKAVSMDKAMDREDQNFVIEAAYRQIFFHAFKVDRDATLESQLRNGQITVRDFIRSLCLSDTFNRSFYTLNSNYKVARHLVEKLLGRQTHGKSEEIAWSAVLMTRGVKGMVDDILDSEEYLNAFGYDTVPYHRNRVVGSRDLGETPFNITSPRYDAYYRGILGFPQIVYTGTARKLPERSLQRRGGFPQDYMPWVRTLPALRGASAAGSADIDYLAKVPYRSLGR, encoded by the coding sequence GTGGCCCTCCCCCTCCTGAAGTACGCGCCCACAACGCAGAACTCGCGTGTGGATCCCCTTCGCGTGGGCTCGGACGAGGATCCCAAAGCCGTGTCCATGGACAAGGCCATGGATCGCGAAGACCAAAACTTCGTGATTGAGGCGGCCTACCGCCAGATCTTCTTCCACGCCTTCAAGGTGGATCGCGACGCCACCCTGGAGTCGCAGCTGCGGAACGGCCAGATCACCGTGCGCGATTTCATTCGCTCGCTGTGTCTGTCGGACACCTTCAACCGCAGCTTCTACACCCTCAACAGCAACTACAAGGTGGCCCGCCACCTGGTGGAAAAGCTGCTGGGCCGCCAGACCCACGGCAAGTCTGAGGAAATCGCCTGGTCTGCGGTGCTGATGACCCGCGGCGTGAAGGGCATGGTTGACGACATCCTCGATAGCGAGGAGTACCTCAACGCCTTCGGTTACGACACCGTTCCCTACCACCGCAACCGCGTGGTGGGCAGCCGTGATCTTGGCGAAACCCCCTTCAACATCACCAGCCCCCGCTACGACGCCTACTACCGCGGCATCCTGGGCTTCCCCCAGATCGTGTACACCGGCACAGCCCGCAAACTGCCCGAGCGCTCCCTGCAGCGCCGCGGCGGCTTCCCCCAGGACTACATGCCCTGGGTGCGCACCCTGCCTGCTCTGCGTGGCGCCAGCGCCGCGGGCAGCGCCGACATCGATTACCTGGCCAAGGTGCCCTACCGCAGCCTCGGCCGCTGA
- a CDS encoding DUF4912 domain-containing protein produces the protein MSQTLSSLARMTLRQLRQVASELGVTLYSRKTKDELVSAIGERQADLSSLEQEHAPSKQADDTRVVFLPRDPQWAYVFWEISERDRQQAFKAGASQLCLRVADVTGMSNGASHPHTLQEVPVDSHATEWYLPVPLSDRDYRVELGYRVSGGGWISLAFSSVARVPALHPSEQILDQFVPFSLDTPPSTITPQTLPSSDNGLHERLYQTATVGTRRLGRGSEAFHELDQSSGAGLNASGAGLWASGRSESGSGVVAPRQRSFWLVADAELIVYGATDPSAKLTIGGEEVPLSSDGTFRVQVPFRDGQQVYAIEAVAADGEQKRNITLDFERSTPEDNSNPSDQAVAEWF, from the coding sequence GTGAGTCAGACCCTGTCATCGCTTGCCCGGATGACCTTGCGCCAACTGCGCCAGGTGGCCAGCGAGCTGGGTGTGACCCTCTACAGCCGCAAGACCAAAGACGAACTGGTGAGTGCGATCGGCGAACGCCAAGCCGACCTCTCCAGCCTGGAGCAAGAACACGCCCCCAGCAAACAGGCTGATGACACCCGCGTGGTGTTCCTGCCCCGCGATCCGCAGTGGGCCTATGTGTTCTGGGAAATCAGCGAGCGCGATCGCCAGCAAGCCTTTAAGGCCGGTGCCAGCCAGCTCTGCCTGCGGGTGGCTGATGTGACCGGCATGAGCAACGGCGCCAGCCATCCGCACACCCTCCAGGAGGTGCCGGTGGATAGCCATGCCACCGAGTGGTACCTGCCAGTGCCCCTGAGCGACCGCGACTACCGCGTGGAGTTGGGGTATCGCGTCAGCGGTGGTGGCTGGATCTCCCTGGCCTTTTCGTCCGTGGCCCGGGTGCCGGCCCTGCACCCCAGCGAGCAGATCCTCGATCAATTCGTGCCGTTCTCGCTCGATACGCCCCCCAGCACGATCACCCCGCAGACCCTTCCCAGCAGCGACAACGGCCTCCACGAGCGGCTCTACCAAACCGCCACCGTTGGAACCCGCCGCCTCGGCCGTGGCTCCGAAGCCTTCCATGAGCTGGATCAGAGCAGTGGTGCTGGCCTGAACGCCTCCGGTGCAGGCCTCTGGGCCAGCGGCCGCAGCGAATCCGGCTCCGGCGTGGTGGCACCGCGGCAGCGCTCCTTCTGGCTGGTGGCCGATGCAGAGCTGATCGTCTACGGCGCCACCGACCCCTCCGCCAAGCTGACCATCGGTGGGGAGGAAGTCCCCCTGTCCAGCGACGGCACCTTCCGCGTGCAGGTGCCCTTCCGCGATGGCCAGCAGGTGTATGCCATTGAGGCCGTGGCCGCCGATGGCGAGCAGAAGCGCAACATCACGCTCGATTTCGAACGCTCCACTCCGGAAGACAACAGCAATCCCAGCGACCAGGCTGTGGCCGAATGGTTCTGA
- a CDS encoding phosphatidylserine/phosphatidylglycerophosphate/cardiolipin synthase family protein encodes MAHRLRGRAVLALCVGLLQACGHQSGRLVGAKAADLPLPDGIEVAFNHREDRHYRSPIHAEHRNGDNLEAFVIGAIEAAEQEVLVAVQELSLPSIAQALVRQHRKGVHVKVVLENTYSSPWSEQHDAELDGHARQRRQLLMALADQNRDGVVSLEEQQAGDAVALLNAAGVPWLDDTADGSKGSGLMHSKYVVVDRRLVVTGSANFTASGMHGDAADRRTRGNVNHLLQLESAALAELFASDFNCMWGDGPGGEPDSRFGLAKQSGHATRVLVGDIPVEVLFAPHPRRDPSHGLQLIGSALAAAEQRVDLALFVFSAQALTDVIADLQTKGVKLRLLADPGFASRSFSEVLDLLGVSMADRHCKLEAGNRPLQEAAEGVGIPRLARGDKLHHKFAVIDGKTVITGSFNWSPSAAHQNDEVLLLIHSEQVAAHFTRETDRLWKGAELGISEQLQRKLNENRRRCGSGIQRT; translated from the coding sequence ATGGCACACCGGCTGCGCGGGCGGGCTGTTCTGGCTCTCTGTGTTGGCTTGCTTCAAGCCTGCGGCCACCAGAGTGGGCGGCTGGTGGGAGCCAAGGCAGCTGATCTGCCTCTGCCCGATGGGATTGAGGTGGCGTTCAACCACCGCGAAGACCGCCACTACCGCAGCCCCATCCACGCCGAGCACCGCAACGGCGACAACCTCGAAGCCTTCGTGATCGGTGCGATCGAGGCCGCCGAGCAGGAGGTGCTGGTGGCGGTGCAGGAGCTATCACTGCCATCGATCGCACAGGCCCTGGTGCGTCAACACCGGAAGGGCGTGCACGTGAAGGTGGTTCTCGAGAACACCTACAGCTCCCCCTGGAGTGAGCAACACGACGCCGAGCTCGATGGCCATGCCCGCCAACGGCGTCAGCTGCTGATGGCACTCGCCGATCAAAACCGTGATGGGGTGGTGAGCCTGGAGGAACAACAGGCCGGCGATGCCGTGGCGCTGCTGAACGCGGCAGGGGTGCCCTGGCTCGACGACACCGCCGATGGGAGCAAAGGCAGCGGCCTGATGCACAGCAAATATGTGGTGGTGGATCGCCGGCTGGTGGTCACCGGATCGGCCAACTTCACCGCCTCCGGCATGCATGGTGATGCCGCGGATCGGCGCACCCGCGGCAACGTGAACCATCTGCTCCAGCTGGAGAGTGCAGCCCTGGCGGAGCTATTTGCAAGCGACTTCAACTGCATGTGGGGCGATGGCCCCGGCGGAGAGCCCGACAGCCGCTTCGGGCTGGCCAAACAATCCGGCCATGCCACGCGGGTGTTGGTGGGCGACATTCCCGTGGAGGTGCTGTTTGCCCCTCATCCGCGCCGTGATCCCAGCCACGGCCTCCAGCTGATCGGCAGCGCCCTGGCCGCCGCTGAACAGCGGGTCGACCTGGCGCTGTTTGTGTTTTCAGCCCAAGCCCTCACCGACGTGATCGCTGATTTGCAGACCAAGGGCGTGAAACTGCGTTTGCTGGCCGACCCGGGCTTTGCCAGCCGCTCCTTTTCCGAAGTGCTCGATCTGCTTGGTGTGTCCATGGCGGATCGCCACTGCAAGCTGGAAGCCGGTAACCGCCCGCTGCAGGAGGCTGCCGAAGGCGTGGGCATCCCCCGACTGGCACGTGGGGACAAGCTGCACCACAAGTTCGCCGTGATCGATGGCAAGACCGTGATCACAGGCAGCTTCAATTGGAGCCCCTCTGCCGCCCACCAAAACGACGAGGTGCTGCTGCTGATCCACTCAGAGCAAGTTGCGGCACACTTCACCAGGGAGACGGATCGCCTCTGGAAGGGCGCAGAGCTGGGGATCTCAGAGCAGCTGCAGCGGAAACTGAACGAGAACCGCAGGCGCTGTGGCAGCGGGATCCAGCGGACCTAG
- a CDS encoding tetratricopeptide repeat protein: MTFSLSGAAQPTAVLEQLALQAIRAQNYAVAAELYQQAVAQGDATAAAYSNLAALELQSNRIEAAAALLEHALRLAPNNAEAWLNLGTAQHALGRSAKAVESFRQAASLKPTMAKAYANLGHALQAIHDLPGALQAYSQALSLQPLYPEVLSARGVALRKQGHINESIASLQQAINQRSPYPEALNNLGLSLQEAGQLEEALNCFEQALALTPEHPEILSNLGLALMEQGRIDQAKTCFQQALNYNPLYPEAHRHLAYCVHGRDDAEPEQAARACLEELQDHPKAYHLSFCIGKYQLDRLDPGAAEWFCKANRMRAEQFDSSWSLPNVNDLLQQNETLLQQQAAHSNQSSPTSTKPRLIFIVGLPRSGSTLVETILSQNSRLIDLGEVAYLNQAMTGAENLEAVRQHYRSSIENRSDYSADAEACSDKFLYNFAYAPLLAAAFPDCRILHVYRNPMDNLWSTFTNHFATGNEWTYNLDHSVAFYHFYRQMMAAHEEQMPGKIYHLNYDQLTRQPEQVIPGLIEHCGFNWDEAYLHPERGRRQIHTASVVQARAPINSHSVGRWQHYRELLQPYADQLEALGYDTAIEPIA, from the coding sequence ATGACGTTCTCCCTCTCCGGCGCTGCGCAACCAACAGCCGTACTGGAGCAACTGGCTCTGCAAGCGATCAGGGCTCAGAACTATGCGGTTGCAGCTGAGCTCTATCAGCAGGCTGTCGCTCAAGGCGATGCCACAGCAGCGGCTTACAGCAACCTGGCGGCCCTGGAACTTCAATCCAACCGCATTGAAGCCGCAGCTGCGTTGCTAGAGCATGCCTTGCGGCTGGCTCCGAACAACGCTGAAGCCTGGCTGAATCTCGGAACTGCGCAACACGCGCTCGGCCGTAGCGCCAAGGCCGTTGAGAGCTTTCGGCAGGCGGCATCCCTCAAACCAACCATGGCCAAGGCATACGCCAACCTTGGCCATGCCCTGCAAGCGATCCATGATCTGCCAGGCGCCTTGCAGGCCTACAGCCAAGCCCTCAGTCTGCAGCCGCTTTACCCAGAGGTGCTGTCAGCACGGGGAGTGGCCTTGCGGAAACAAGGGCACATCAACGAATCGATTGCATCGCTGCAGCAGGCCATCAATCAGCGATCCCCCTATCCCGAAGCATTGAACAACCTCGGGTTGAGCCTGCAGGAAGCGGGGCAACTCGAAGAGGCCCTGAACTGCTTTGAGCAAGCCCTGGCACTCACCCCCGAGCACCCCGAAATCCTCTCCAACCTTGGACTAGCGCTGATGGAGCAGGGGCGTATTGATCAAGCCAAAACCTGCTTCCAACAAGCGCTGAACTACAACCCGCTCTACCCCGAAGCGCATCGGCATTTGGCCTATTGCGTTCATGGGCGAGATGATGCTGAACCGGAACAAGCTGCACGCGCCTGCCTAGAAGAGCTCCAAGATCACCCGAAGGCGTATCACCTGTCGTTCTGCATCGGCAAATACCAGCTGGATCGCCTGGATCCAGGAGCTGCTGAATGGTTTTGCAAAGCCAATCGGATGCGAGCCGAACAATTTGACAGCAGCTGGAGCCTGCCGAATGTGAACGATCTGCTCCAGCAAAACGAGACCTTGCTGCAGCAGCAGGCAGCCCATAGCAATCAATCGTCTCCTACATCAACCAAACCCAGGCTGATCTTCATCGTGGGGTTGCCACGATCGGGCTCCACCTTGGTGGAAACAATCCTCAGTCAAAACAGCAGATTGATCGACCTGGGCGAAGTGGCTTACCTCAATCAAGCCATGACTGGCGCAGAGAATCTCGAGGCTGTGCGCCAGCACTATCGATCCTCAATCGAAAACCGATCCGATTACAGCGCCGACGCAGAAGCCTGCAGCGACAAGTTTCTCTACAACTTTGCCTATGCACCACTGCTTGCGGCGGCCTTCCCGGATTGCCGAATCCTGCACGTTTACCGCAATCCGATGGACAACCTGTGGTCCACCTTCACCAATCACTTTGCCACGGGCAATGAATGGACCTACAACCTGGACCACTCAGTGGCTTTCTATCACTTCTATCGCCAGATGATGGCCGCCCACGAGGAGCAGATGCCAGGAAAGATTTATCACCTCAACTATGACCAGCTCACGCGGCAGCCTGAGCAGGTGATTCCCGGCTTAATCGAGCATTGCGGTTTCAACTGGGATGAGGCGTACCTGCATCCTGAACGGGGCCGGCGCCAAATTCACACCGCGAGTGTTGTGCAGGCCCGGGCACCGATCAACAGCCATTCCGTGGGACGGTGGCAGCACTACCGCGAATTGCTGCAGCCCTACGCCGATCAACTGGAGGCCCTGGGTTACGACACAGCCATAGAACCCATTGCATGA
- a CDS encoding alpha-D-glucose phosphate-specific phosphoglucomutase, whose amino-acid sequence MTSGVQQIPLDQPFLDQKPGTSGLRKSSRQFETPHYLESFVEAILRTVPGVAGGTLVVGGDGRYGNRHAIGVIARMAAAHGVARIITTTGGILSTPAASNLIRQRQATAGIILSASHNPGGPNGDFGVKVNGANGGPAPESLTDAIYACTQNLDGYRIWDEVALNLDAPGQQNLGNLQVEVIDGVDDYVALMQKLFDFDEIRDLLQSDFPIAFDAMHAVTGPYAKRLLEGLLGAPAGSVRNAEPLEDFGGGHPDPNLTYAHELAELLMGSDAYRFGAACDGDGDRNMILGTRCFVNPSDSLAVLTANATLVPGYASGLAGVARSMPTSAAADVVAKELGIPCFETPTGWKFFGNLLDAGRITLCGEESFGTGSDHIREKDGLWAVLFWLNILAKRREPVAQIMAEHWSRFGRHYYSRHDYEAIASEAAHGLYNRVKEMLPTLVGQSFAGRTIATADDFAYTDPVDGSLTSGQGLRLLLDDGSRVVLRLSGTGTQGATLRVYLESYVPPSGDLQQDPQQALGDLIAAIDALAEIKTRTGMDQPTVIT is encoded by the coding sequence ATGACCAGCGGCGTGCAGCAGATCCCGCTCGATCAGCCTTTCCTTGACCAGAAGCCAGGCACCTCCGGCCTGCGCAAAAGCAGCCGCCAATTCGAAACACCGCACTACCTGGAGAGCTTCGTCGAAGCGATCCTGCGCACGGTGCCTGGCGTCGCGGGCGGCACGCTCGTGGTGGGCGGCGATGGCCGCTACGGCAACCGCCATGCCATCGGGGTGATTGCCCGGATGGCCGCCGCCCATGGCGTGGCCCGCATCATCACCACCACTGGGGGAATCCTGTCCACCCCAGCAGCGTCCAACCTGATCCGTCAGCGCCAGGCCACTGCCGGCATCATCCTCTCGGCCAGCCACAATCCCGGCGGCCCCAATGGCGACTTCGGCGTCAAGGTGAATGGCGCCAACGGTGGGCCTGCACCGGAATCCCTCACCGATGCCATCTACGCCTGCACCCAGAACCTCGATGGCTACCGAATCTGGGATGAGGTAGCCCTGAATCTCGATGCTCCTGGCCAGCAAAACCTCGGCAACCTGCAGGTTGAGGTGATCGACGGGGTCGACGACTACGTCGCCCTGATGCAGAAGCTGTTCGATTTTGATGAGATCCGGGATCTGCTGCAAAGCGATTTCCCAATCGCCTTCGATGCGATGCATGCCGTGACCGGCCCCTACGCCAAGCGGCTGCTCGAGGGATTACTGGGGGCACCCGCGGGGAGCGTGCGCAATGCCGAACCGCTGGAGGATTTCGGCGGCGGCCACCCCGACCCCAACCTCACCTACGCCCACGAGCTCGCCGAGCTGCTGATGGGCAGCGACGCCTACCGCTTCGGCGCCGCCTGTGATGGCGATGGCGACCGCAACATGATCCTGGGCACGCGCTGCTTCGTGAACCCCAGCGACAGCCTGGCGGTGCTGACCGCCAACGCCACGCTCGTGCCTGGCTATGCCTCCGGTCTGGCCGGGGTCGCCCGCTCCATGCCCACCAGCGCTGCCGCTGATGTGGTGGCCAAAGAACTCGGGATTCCCTGCTTCGAAACCCCCACCGGCTGGAAATTCTTCGGCAACTTGCTCGATGCGGGCCGCATCACGCTCTGCGGAGAGGAAAGCTTCGGCACCGGCTCCGATCACATCCGCGAGAAAGACGGTCTCTGGGCCGTGCTGTTCTGGCTCAACATCCTGGCCAAGCGGCGGGAGCCCGTGGCACAGATCATGGCGGAGCACTGGAGCCGTTTCGGACGCCACTACTACTCTCGCCACGACTATGAAGCCATCGCCAGCGAAGCAGCCCACGGGCTCTACAACCGTGTGAAGGAGATGCTGCCAACGCTGGTGGGCCAAAGCTTCGCCGGCCGCACCATCGCCACCGCCGACGACTTCGCCTACACCGATCCGGTGGATGGCTCCCTCACCAGCGGCCAGGGGTTGCGCTTACTGCTCGATGACGGCAGCCGCGTGGTGCTGCGTCTCTCTGGCACCGGCACGCAGGGTGCAACGCTGCGGGTTTATCTCGAAAGCTATGTCCCCCCAAGTGGTGACTTGCAACAGGATCCACAGCAAGCGCTGGGTGATCTGATCGCCGCCATCGATGCGTTAGCGGAGATCAAAACGCGAACCGGCATGGATCAGCCAACCGTGATCACTTAA
- a CDS encoding antibiotic biosynthesis monooxygenase encodes MLDPSVHVTAVITHRVRPGREPGYETWIKGISVDARRFDGYLGAHILRPELGVTEDHVIVVQFDTCKNLDRWLQSETRRGWVERIKPLIREPESIKVHTGLEPWFQLPEASARPAPMRYKQALLVWLGVAIISLLVAPQVNAVLASWPFLLRILVNTGITVALLTYWVMPFLTRCFKRWLFQT; translated from the coding sequence GTGCTGGACCCAAGCGTTCATGTCACGGCAGTGATCACCCATCGAGTCCGGCCAGGCCGAGAGCCGGGCTACGAAACATGGATCAAAGGTATTTCCGTCGATGCACGCCGCTTCGACGGATACCTTGGCGCCCATATCCTCCGGCCCGAGCTGGGCGTGACAGAGGACCACGTCATCGTGGTGCAATTTGATACCTGCAAGAATCTCGATCGCTGGTTGCAATCGGAGACGCGTCGCGGCTGGGTAGAGCGCATCAAGCCGCTGATTCGTGAACCGGAATCCATCAAGGTTCACACGGGGCTGGAACCTTGGTTCCAGCTCCCCGAAGCATCGGCTCGCCCTGCCCCGATGCGATACAAACAGGCCCTGTTGGTTTGGCTGGGCGTGGCCATCATTTCACTACTGGTGGCCCCGCAGGTCAACGCTGTACTGGCCTCCTGGCCATTCCTTCTTCGCATCCTGGTGAATACAGGGATCACCGTAGCCCTACTCACCTATTGGGTAATGCCCTTCCTAACGCGTTGCTTTAAACGTTGGCTTTTCCAGACTTGA